One genomic window of Muntiacus reevesi chromosome 4, mMunRee1.1, whole genome shotgun sequence includes the following:
- the ZCRB1 gene encoding zinc finger CCHC-type and RNA-binding motif-containing protein 1 isoform X1 → MSGGLAPSKSTVYVSNLPFSLTNNDLYRIFSKYGKVVKVTIMKDKDTRRSKGVAFILFLDKDSAQNCTRAINNKQLFGRVIKASIAIDNGRAAEFIRRRNYFDKSKCYECGESGHLSYACPKNMLGEREPPKKKEKKKKKKTPEPEAEVGEVEESEDEGEDPALDSLSQAIAFQQAKIEEEQKKWKPSSGGPSTSDDSRRPRIKKSTYFSDEEELSD, encoded by the exons atgagTGGTGGATTGGCCCCAAGTAAAAGCACAGTGTATGTATCCAATCTGCCCTTTTCCCTGACCAACAATGACTTATATCGG ATATTTTCCAAGTATGGCAAAGTTGTAAA GGTTACTATAATGAAAGATAAAGATACCAGGAGGAGTAAAGgggttgcatttattttatttttggataaAGACTCTGCACAAAACTGTACCAGGGCAATAAACAACAAACAG TTATTTGGTAGAGTGATAAAAGCAAGCATTGCTATTGACAATGGAAGAGCAGCTGAGTTCATCCGAAGACGAAACTACTTTGATAAATCTAAGTGTTATGAATGTGGG GAAAGTGGACACTTAAGTTATGCCTGTCCTAAAAATATGCTTGGAGAACGTGAACctccaaagaagaaagagaaaaagaaaaaaaagaaaactcctgaGCCAGAAGCAGAAGT tgGAGAAgtagaagaaagtgaagatgaagggGAAGATCCTGCTCTTGACAGCCTCAGTCAGGCTATAGCTTTCCAG CAAGCCAAAATTGAAGAAGAGcaaaaaaaatggaaacccaGTTCAGGAGGTCCTTCAACATCAGATGATTCAAGACGCCCAAGGATAAAGAAAAGCACATACTTCAGTGATGAGGAGGAACTtagtgattaa
- the ZCRB1 gene encoding zinc finger CCHC-type and RNA-binding motif-containing protein 1 isoform X3 has translation MKDKDTRRSKGVAFILFLDKDSAQNCTRAINNKQLFGRVIKASIAIDNGRAAEFIRRRNYFDKSKCYECGESGHLSYACPKNMLGEREPPKKKEKKKKKKTPEPEAEVGEVEESEDEGEDPALDSLSQAIAFQQAKIEEEQKKWKPSSGGPSTSDDSRRPRIKKSTYFSDEEELSD, from the exons ATGAAAGATAAAGATACCAGGAGGAGTAAAGgggttgcatttattttatttttggataaAGACTCTGCACAAAACTGTACCAGGGCAATAAACAACAAACAG TTATTTGGTAGAGTGATAAAAGCAAGCATTGCTATTGACAATGGAAGAGCAGCTGAGTTCATCCGAAGACGAAACTACTTTGATAAATCTAAGTGTTATGAATGTGGG GAAAGTGGACACTTAAGTTATGCCTGTCCTAAAAATATGCTTGGAGAACGTGAACctccaaagaagaaagagaaaaagaaaaaaaagaaaactcctgaGCCAGAAGCAGAAGT tgGAGAAgtagaagaaagtgaagatgaagggGAAGATCCTGCTCTTGACAGCCTCAGTCAGGCTATAGCTTTCCAG CAAGCCAAAATTGAAGAAGAGcaaaaaaaatggaaacccaGTTCAGGAGGTCCTTCAACATCAGATGATTCAAGACGCCCAAGGATAAAGAAAAGCACATACTTCAGTGATGAGGAGGAACTtagtgattaa
- the ZCRB1 gene encoding zinc finger CCHC-type and RNA-binding motif-containing protein 1 isoform X2 — MTYIGVTIMKDKDTRRSKGVAFILFLDKDSAQNCTRAINNKQLFGRVIKASIAIDNGRAAEFIRRRNYFDKSKCYECGESGHLSYACPKNMLGEREPPKKKEKKKKKKTPEPEAEVGEVEESEDEGEDPALDSLSQAIAFQQAKIEEEQKKWKPSSGGPSTSDDSRRPRIKKSTYFSDEEELSD; from the exons ATGACTTATATCGG GGTTACTATAATGAAAGATAAAGATACCAGGAGGAGTAAAGgggttgcatttattttatttttggataaAGACTCTGCACAAAACTGTACCAGGGCAATAAACAACAAACAG TTATTTGGTAGAGTGATAAAAGCAAGCATTGCTATTGACAATGGAAGAGCAGCTGAGTTCATCCGAAGACGAAACTACTTTGATAAATCTAAGTGTTATGAATGTGGG GAAAGTGGACACTTAAGTTATGCCTGTCCTAAAAATATGCTTGGAGAACGTGAACctccaaagaagaaagagaaaaagaaaaaaaagaaaactcctgaGCCAGAAGCAGAAGT tgGAGAAgtagaagaaagtgaagatgaagggGAAGATCCTGCTCTTGACAGCCTCAGTCAGGCTATAGCTTTCCAG CAAGCCAAAATTGAAGAAGAGcaaaaaaaatggaaacccaGTTCAGGAGGTCCTTCAACATCAGATGATTCAAGACGCCCAAGGATAAAGAAAAGCACATACTTCAGTGATGAGGAGGAACTtagtgattaa